The following proteins come from a genomic window of Lolium rigidum isolate FL_2022 chromosome 5, APGP_CSIRO_Lrig_0.1, whole genome shotgun sequence:
- the LOC124653801 gene encoding 50S ribosomal protein HLP, mitochondrial-like produces MAAFLRSKCSSVGRTLMGSIGNNLYGGVNSSVETVAGSSRCDAISQQIRTFIQMRTNLKVVDNSGAKRVMCIQSLRGKKGARLGDMIIGSVKEAQPRGKVKKGDVVYGVVVRAAMKKGRSDGSEVQFDDNAIVIVNNKGELIGTRVFGPVPHELRKKKHLKILALAEHIV; encoded by the exons TTGGGCGTACTCTGATGGGAAGCATTGGGAACAATCTGTATGGGGGTGTTAACTCGTCTGTTGAAACAGTGGCAGGGTCATCTCGCTGTGATGCTATCAGTCAG CAAATCAGGACATTCATCCAGATGAGAACCAACCTCAAGGTGGTAGACAACTCTGGAGCCAAGCGGGTCATGTGCATACAGTCCTTGAGGGGGAAGAAAGGAGCGAGGCTCGGGGACATGATAATTGGTTCCGTGAAGGAAGCACAACCCCGTGGCAAGGTCAAGAAAGGTGATGTAGTCTACGGGGTGGTCGTCCGTGCTGCTATGAAGAAAGGACGAAGTGATGGCAGCGAGGTCCAGTTCGATGACAATGCTATAGTCATCGTGAACAACAAGGGCGAGCTGATTGGCACTCGCGTCTTTGGTCCTGTTCCCCACGAGCTCAGGAAGAAGAAGCATCTCAAGATCTTGGCGCTGGCTGAGCACATAGTTTGA